A single window of Malus sylvestris chromosome 5, drMalSylv7.2, whole genome shotgun sequence DNA harbors:
- the LOC126623940 gene encoding E3 ubiquitin-protein ligase UPL5-like isoform X2, translating into MSITGSPTTSSTVDCAAYQRSDSTALAAVAAAVDQFQHRLSSKRKLDDYGGPTFSDDEDDAVISDLVHVRMRKDEPNAADSSSNGAPTHPHSSANSDALNSRVSNARPTSHGESAHSESTRSRTMLQFFIRTMSGGNNLVIQAYAQDKVKSLLDRIQTITGIPVFELRLIYGGKQLQPEQSLAECAIQNDASLQLVGRLRSTDHPQAWQLLEDIVSAAFRMCQGEEIHEPSKYIKSRMSQYLTMAQKETTAGYGVSHIRVFVPSSAPLALLMLYVSPLPANRTVAENSIKYFLNSYPTLLPKHLHNYCAPIVLEFCKFLRRLGEEDPLYVLCRGSLGSLLESDGNSQDSEPVEGLIGGLKDISPFVRELSSILSRDLVVSMDLPASGRPLSDDVRDFRAFLLPLRTAVADQVCFKGSISATLKGRTFRHPLYGEEIKLLHDIYADLLNKMDECLGKMGKVEGDFAHSGWSQYLAVLKELSGISMLYQSWEEQFKTILRLRRAPLCALIVKYAMRSDDHQWLIKHKDVLDFESRRHLAMMMFPDVKEDYEELHEMLIDRSQILAESFEYIGHAEPESLHGGLFMEFKNEEATGPGVLREWFFLVCQAIFNPQNALFVACPNDRRRFYPNPASKVDPLHLEYFTFAGRVIALALMHKVHVGIVFDRVFFQQLAGDIYLSLEDIRDADPFLYNSCKQILEMDAHFIDSDALGLTFVREVEELGFRKTVELCPGGKSIVVNSKNRGEYVNLLIQHRFVTSISEQVSQFAHGFSDILCGSRLQSVFFRSLELEDLDWMLHGSESAISVEDWKAHTDYNGYKETDPHILWFWKIVGEMSAEQKKVLLFFWTSVKYLPVEGFRDCVSLHIHRRQ; encoded by the exons ATGTCCATCACCGGGAGCCCCACCACCAGCAGCACCGTCGATTGCGCTGCCTACCAGCGCAGCGACAGCACTGCCCTTGCTGCCGTCGCCGCCGCGGTGGATCAGTTCCAGCACCGATTGTCCTCCAAGCGCAAACTCGACGACTATGGCGGGCCCACCTTCTCCGACGACGAGGACGACGCCGTTATCTCTGACCTAGTCCACGTCAGGATGAGGAAGGACGAGCCCAACGCTGCCGATTCGTCGTCCAACGGCGCCCCCACCCACCCTCACTCCTCCGCCAATAGTGACGCCCTCAATTCCCGGGTTTCCAACGCCCGACCGACCTCTCACGGCGAGTCTGCTCACTCCGAGTCGACTCGGTCCCGGACAATGCTCCAATTCTTCATCAGAACCATGTCAGGGGGCAATAATTTGGTAATCCAGGCCTATGCTCAGGACAAGGTGAAATCGCTACTCGATCGCATACAAACGATCACCGGCATTCCGGTTTTCGAACTGAGGCTTATATACGGGGGCAAACAGCTGCAGCCAGAGCAGTCGCTGGCCGAGTGCGCCATACAAAACGACGCCAGTTTGCAACTGGTCGGCCGCTTGCGGAGCACCGATCACCCTCAGGCCTGGCAACTCCTGGAGGACATAGTCTCCGCCGCATTTCGAATGTGCCAAGGCGAAGAGATTCACGAGCCTTCGAAATACATCAAGAGCAGGATGAGCCAGTACTTGACCATGGCTCAGAAGGAGACAACAGCCGGATATGGGGTTAGCCATATCCGGGTGTTTGTTCCGTCCTCGGCCCCCTTGGCGCTGCTGATGCTCTATGTTTCTCCCCTGCCAGCTAACAGAACAGTTGCTGAAAATTCAATCAAGTATTTCCTGAATTCGTACCCTACATTGTTGCCGAAACACTTACATAATTACTGCGCGCCGATAGTGTTAGAGTTTTGTAAGTTTCTTAGGAGATTAGGGGAGGAGGACCCTCTGTACGTCCTATGCCGAGGTTCACTCGGTTCCTTGTTGGAAAGTGATGGAAATTCTCAGGACTCAGAACCTGTGGAGGGACTGATTGGTGGGTTGAAAGATATTTCTCCATTTGTTAGGGAGCTGTCAAGTATTTTGTCTAGGGATTTGGTAGTCAGTATGGACCTTCCTGCGAGTGGCAGGCCGTTGTCGGATGATGTACGTGATTTTAGAGCGTTCTTGCTCCCTTTGCGCACTGCAGTTGCCGATCAAGTGTGTTTCAAGGGTTCTATTTCTGCAACCTTGAAAGGGAGGACTTTTAGGCATCCCCTGTATGGAGAGGAGATTAAGCTTCTTCACGATATATATGCTGATTTGCTAAATAAAATGGATGAATGCCTTGGAAAAATGGGAAAGGTGGAGGGTGATTTTGCTCATTCTGGATGGTCTCAGTATCTTGCTGTTTTAAAGGAATTGAGTGGAATTTCTATGCTTTACCAGAGCTGGGAAGAACAATTTAAGACTATTTTGAGGCTTAGAAGGGCTCCATTATGTGCTCTAATTGTCAAGTATGCAATGCGAAGTGACGATCATCAGTGGCTTATTAAGCACAAAGATGTGCTAGATTTTGAGTCTCGGAGGCACTTGGCTATGATGATGTTCCCTGATGTTAAAGAAGACTATGAGGAGCTGCATGAGATGCTCATTGATAGGTCTCAAATATTGGCAGAATCGTTTGAGTACATAGGGCATGCGGAACCTGAGTCACTTCATGGCGGTTTATTTATGGAATTCAAAAATGAGGAAGCTACAGGTCCAGGTGTACTGCGGGAGTGGTTCTTTTTGGTATGCCAGGCCATATTTAATCcccaaaatgcactttttgtGGCATGCCCTAACGACCGTAGAAGGTTCTATCCTAATCCAG CATCTAAGGTTGATCCTCTGCACCTGGAGTATTTCACCTTTGCTGGCCGAGTGATTGCATTGGCTTTGATGCATAAAGTGCACGTGGGCATAGTCTTTGATCGTGTGTTTTTCCAGCAACTGGCTGGAGATATATATTTATCTTTGGAAGATATAAGAGATGCAGATCCATTCTTGTATAATAGTTGCAAGCAGATATTAGAAATGGATGCCCATTTTATTGATTCAGATGCTTTAGGGTTGACATTTGTTAGGGAAGTGGAGGAGTTAGGATTCAGGAAAACTGTGGAGCTTTGCCCTGGTGGGAAAAGCATTGTTGTGAACAGCAAGAACAGGGGGGAATATGTTAATCTGCTAATTCAGCATCGTTTTGTCACATCAATATCTGAACAGGTGTCCCAATTTGCGCATGGATTTTCTGATATACTCTGTGGATCAAGGCTCCAGAGTGTGTTTTTCCGAAGTTTAGAGCTAGAAGATCTTGATTGGATGCTTCACGGAAGTGAAAGTGCTATTAGCGTTGAAGATTGGAAGGCACATACTGATTACAATGGCTATAAAGAGACTGATCCTCATATACTTTGGTTCTGGAAG
- the LOC126623940 gene encoding E3 ubiquitin-protein ligase UPL5-like isoform X1 codes for MSITGSPTTSSTVDCAAYQRSDSTALAAVAAAVDQFQHRLSSKRKLDDYGGPTFSDDEDDAVISDLVHVRMRKDEPNAADSSSNGAPTHPHSSANSDALNSRVSNARPTSHGESAHSESTRSRTMLQFFIRTMSGGNNLVIQAYAQDKVKSLLDRIQTITGIPVFELRLIYGGKQLQPEQSLAECAIQNDASLQLVGRLRSTDHPQAWQLLEDIVSAAFRMCQGEEIHEPSKYIKSRMSQYLTMAQKETTAGYGVSHIRVFVPSSAPLALLMLYVSPLPANRTVAENSIKYFLNSYPTLLPKHLHNYCAPIVLEFCKFLRRLGEEDPLYVLCRGSLGSLLESDGNSQDSEPVEGLIGGLKDISPFVRELSSILSRDLVVSMDLPASGRPLSDDVRDFRAFLLPLRTAVADQVCFKGSISATLKGRTFRHPLYGEEIKLLHDIYADLLNKMDECLGKMGKVEGDFAHSGWSQYLAVLKELSGISMLYQSWEEQFKTILRLRRAPLCALIVKYAMRSDDHQWLIKHKDVLDFESRRHLAMMMFPDVKEDYEELHEMLIDRSQILAESFEYIGHAEPESLHGGLFMEFKNEEATGPGVLREWFFLVCQAIFNPQNALFVACPNDRRRFYPNPASKVDPLHLEYFTFAGRVIALALMHKVHVGIVFDRVFFQQLAGDIYLSLEDIRDADPFLYNSCKQILEMDAHFIDSDALGLTFVREVEELGFRKTVELCPGGKSIVVNSKNRGEYVNLLIQHRFVTSISEQVSQFAHGFSDILCGSRLQSVFFRSLELEDLDWMLHGSESAISVEDWKAHTDYNGYKETDPHILWFWKIVGEMSAEQKKVLLFFWTSVKYLPVEGFRGLASRLYIYKSSEAYSRLPSSHTCFYRLCFPPYPSKAVMKGRLNIITQEHVGSSFGTW; via the exons ATGTCCATCACCGGGAGCCCCACCACCAGCAGCACCGTCGATTGCGCTGCCTACCAGCGCAGCGACAGCACTGCCCTTGCTGCCGTCGCCGCCGCGGTGGATCAGTTCCAGCACCGATTGTCCTCCAAGCGCAAACTCGACGACTATGGCGGGCCCACCTTCTCCGACGACGAGGACGACGCCGTTATCTCTGACCTAGTCCACGTCAGGATGAGGAAGGACGAGCCCAACGCTGCCGATTCGTCGTCCAACGGCGCCCCCACCCACCCTCACTCCTCCGCCAATAGTGACGCCCTCAATTCCCGGGTTTCCAACGCCCGACCGACCTCTCACGGCGAGTCTGCTCACTCCGAGTCGACTCGGTCCCGGACAATGCTCCAATTCTTCATCAGAACCATGTCAGGGGGCAATAATTTGGTAATCCAGGCCTATGCTCAGGACAAGGTGAAATCGCTACTCGATCGCATACAAACGATCACCGGCATTCCGGTTTTCGAACTGAGGCTTATATACGGGGGCAAACAGCTGCAGCCAGAGCAGTCGCTGGCCGAGTGCGCCATACAAAACGACGCCAGTTTGCAACTGGTCGGCCGCTTGCGGAGCACCGATCACCCTCAGGCCTGGCAACTCCTGGAGGACATAGTCTCCGCCGCATTTCGAATGTGCCAAGGCGAAGAGATTCACGAGCCTTCGAAATACATCAAGAGCAGGATGAGCCAGTACTTGACCATGGCTCAGAAGGAGACAACAGCCGGATATGGGGTTAGCCATATCCGGGTGTTTGTTCCGTCCTCGGCCCCCTTGGCGCTGCTGATGCTCTATGTTTCTCCCCTGCCAGCTAACAGAACAGTTGCTGAAAATTCAATCAAGTATTTCCTGAATTCGTACCCTACATTGTTGCCGAAACACTTACATAATTACTGCGCGCCGATAGTGTTAGAGTTTTGTAAGTTTCTTAGGAGATTAGGGGAGGAGGACCCTCTGTACGTCCTATGCCGAGGTTCACTCGGTTCCTTGTTGGAAAGTGATGGAAATTCTCAGGACTCAGAACCTGTGGAGGGACTGATTGGTGGGTTGAAAGATATTTCTCCATTTGTTAGGGAGCTGTCAAGTATTTTGTCTAGGGATTTGGTAGTCAGTATGGACCTTCCTGCGAGTGGCAGGCCGTTGTCGGATGATGTACGTGATTTTAGAGCGTTCTTGCTCCCTTTGCGCACTGCAGTTGCCGATCAAGTGTGTTTCAAGGGTTCTATTTCTGCAACCTTGAAAGGGAGGACTTTTAGGCATCCCCTGTATGGAGAGGAGATTAAGCTTCTTCACGATATATATGCTGATTTGCTAAATAAAATGGATGAATGCCTTGGAAAAATGGGAAAGGTGGAGGGTGATTTTGCTCATTCTGGATGGTCTCAGTATCTTGCTGTTTTAAAGGAATTGAGTGGAATTTCTATGCTTTACCAGAGCTGGGAAGAACAATTTAAGACTATTTTGAGGCTTAGAAGGGCTCCATTATGTGCTCTAATTGTCAAGTATGCAATGCGAAGTGACGATCATCAGTGGCTTATTAAGCACAAAGATGTGCTAGATTTTGAGTCTCGGAGGCACTTGGCTATGATGATGTTCCCTGATGTTAAAGAAGACTATGAGGAGCTGCATGAGATGCTCATTGATAGGTCTCAAATATTGGCAGAATCGTTTGAGTACATAGGGCATGCGGAACCTGAGTCACTTCATGGCGGTTTATTTATGGAATTCAAAAATGAGGAAGCTACAGGTCCAGGTGTACTGCGGGAGTGGTTCTTTTTGGTATGCCAGGCCATATTTAATCcccaaaatgcactttttgtGGCATGCCCTAACGACCGTAGAAGGTTCTATCCTAATCCAG CATCTAAGGTTGATCCTCTGCACCTGGAGTATTTCACCTTTGCTGGCCGAGTGATTGCATTGGCTTTGATGCATAAAGTGCACGTGGGCATAGTCTTTGATCGTGTGTTTTTCCAGCAACTGGCTGGAGATATATATTTATCTTTGGAAGATATAAGAGATGCAGATCCATTCTTGTATAATAGTTGCAAGCAGATATTAGAAATGGATGCCCATTTTATTGATTCAGATGCTTTAGGGTTGACATTTGTTAGGGAAGTGGAGGAGTTAGGATTCAGGAAAACTGTGGAGCTTTGCCCTGGTGGGAAAAGCATTGTTGTGAACAGCAAGAACAGGGGGGAATATGTTAATCTGCTAATTCAGCATCGTTTTGTCACATCAATATCTGAACAGGTGTCCCAATTTGCGCATGGATTTTCTGATATACTCTGTGGATCAAGGCTCCAGAGTGTGTTTTTCCGAAGTTTAGAGCTAGAAGATCTTGATTGGATGCTTCACGGAAGTGAAAGTGCTATTAGCGTTGAAGATTGGAAGGCACATACTGATTACAATGGCTATAAAGAGACTGATCCTCATATACTTTGGTTCTGGAAG